Proteins encoded within one genomic window of Bacteroidales bacterium:
- a CDS encoding DUF1080 domain-containing protein: MKDIRFFLPALLALLLVSNPLMAQDRRTLDTQVADLLAQVPANDQQKLNDQMQSMLSLEEAALQMILDLVIPPGSGDDTRARVAIESLSRYLSQTGIEKDRERWEALILEQIEKREDPLVKSFFIRQLNYSGSEASLTHLASYLTDPKLQDPVIRAIRDIHPEAAADLFAARLDQSGGRTQIALVNALKNTGDSRHASAVAPLAGSNSPELQRSVLACLAELGNPDSYDLLSDAAKKAGYLPEPTNATGSLIAFARTLSEQNRQGLSLKICKTVIKKCTTPEQIHFKSAALIAAAGTGAIEKNVALLVDAMKVKNKSYRMSAIRYATANHTPVGPWEAALSSTGNMEVKAEILSLFGMLQSPETADLVSGYLDDPDPAIRQQAAKSLALIKKDKAVPELIAYALSHPGDPDSKTVKEALLQTLNMSQLPLLSKQLDGAPEETKVLFIELIAARGDPGSFDLLYSQISQAEAIRSASLENLHLVADQGDLGDLIKLFDQLEDKDEIAAVETALVAAINRGNHKEVTTQALLLHAARTYSMEKYIGVLATIGGREALDAVYESYGSNKEETRKRAFSGLIRSNDIYAATPLFEICSSSTDTQEKEAAFKSYVRIVSGSTLPDDQKLLLLRKIQALAGSPAEHGLLIRALGGVKTFLSFVTLSGYLEQDSLKSQAANALVNVVLPGNGLDKELTGKIVREKLLLARDIISGPDSEYLKIDIQNYLDKMPDETGFVSLFNGTDLSGWQGLAADPLKKAGLSAEELKKLQEEANENLKKNWSVKDHCIVFNGEGSNLCSIKDYESFEMIVDWRITRKGDSGIYLRGSPQVQIWDTSRVEAGAQVGSGGLYNNQEHESKPLLVADNPIGDWNTFRIIMIDERVTVYLNGQLVVDHVVMENYWDRSIPIYPTGPIELQAHGTDLAFRDLYIRELGKNQNSLTEEEKADGFVSLFNGRDLSNWAGNKHSYSVEDGTIVIRPAQSGGNLYTEKEYSDFIFRFEFKLTPGANNGLGIRTPMEGDAAYVGYELQILDNTAEVYSRLQPYQYHGSVYGIIPAKRGYLKPVGEWNSQEVYLKGDQIRITLNGTLILEGDLKEASKNGTPDRKEHPGLKRSSGHIGFLGHGSQLWFRNIRIKEL; the protein is encoded by the coding sequence ATGAAAGATATAAGATTTTTTCTCCCTGCACTTTTGGCCCTGCTGCTGGTTTCCAATCCACTTATGGCACAGGACAGGCGCACCCTGGATACCCAGGTGGCCGACCTGCTGGCACAGGTGCCTGCCAACGATCAGCAGAAGCTCAACGATCAGATGCAATCCATGCTCAGCCTGGAGGAAGCAGCCCTGCAGATGATTCTGGACCTGGTCATTCCCCCGGGATCGGGTGACGACACCAGGGCGCGGGTGGCCATTGAAAGCCTCTCCCGCTATCTCAGTCAGACCGGGATTGAAAAAGACCGGGAACGGTGGGAGGCCTTGATCCTGGAGCAAATAGAGAAAAGGGAGGATCCCCTGGTAAAAAGCTTTTTTATCAGACAACTCAACTATTCCGGAAGCGAAGCTTCCCTGACCCATCTGGCCAGCTATCTGACTGATCCAAAGCTTCAGGATCCAGTGATCAGGGCCATACGGGATATCCATCCGGAGGCAGCTGCAGACCTGTTCGCAGCCCGGCTGGACCAAAGCGGGGGCCGGACACAGATAGCCCTGGTAAACGCCCTTAAAAACACCGGGGACAGCAGACATGCCAGTGCGGTTGCCCCGCTGGCAGGTTCAAACTCTCCGGAGCTTCAGCGAAGTGTACTGGCCTGCCTGGCCGAACTGGGAAATCCTGATTCCTATGATCTCTTAAGCGATGCCGCCAAAAAGGCGGGATATCTGCCGGAACCCACGAATGCCACCGGCAGCCTGATCGCATTTGCCCGGACCCTGTCAGAGCAAAACAGGCAGGGACTAAGCCTGAAAATCTGCAAAACCGTCATAAAAAAATGTACAACTCCGGAGCAGATCCATTTTAAAAGCGCCGCCCTGATTGCAGCAGCCGGAACCGGAGCCATAGAAAAAAATGTCGCCCTGCTGGTGGATGCCATGAAAGTGAAGAACAAATCCTACCGGATGAGCGCCATCCGTTATGCAACAGCCAATCACACACCGGTCGGCCCCTGGGAAGCTGCCCTGAGCAGCACCGGAAACATGGAGGTGAAAGCGGAGATCCTCAGCCTCTTCGGAATGCTTCAGAGTCCTGAAACCGCAGATCTGGTTTCAGGATACCTGGACGATCCGGATCCGGCAATCCGTCAGCAGGCGGCAAAATCGCTGGCCCTGATCAAAAAAGACAAAGCCGTCCCCGAACTCATAGCCTACGCACTTTCACACCCTGGAGATCCGGATAGCAAAACGGTCAAAGAGGCCCTGCTGCAGACTCTGAATATGAGTCAGCTCCCCCTGCTGAGCAAGCAGCTGGACGGTGCTCCTGAAGAGACAAAGGTATTATTCATAGAGTTAATTGCTGCCAGGGGCGATCCCGGCTCCTTCGACCTGCTGTACAGCCAGATCTCCCAGGCGGAAGCAATCAGGTCTGCCTCCCTGGAGAATCTCCATTTGGTCGCTGACCAGGGAGACCTGGGCGATTTAATAAAATTATTCGACCAGCTGGAAGATAAGGATGAAATTGCAGCCGTGGAGACTGCTCTAGTAGCTGCCATCAACAGGGGCAACCATAAAGAGGTGACCACCCAGGCACTCTTATTGCATGCAGCCAGGACCTATTCCATGGAGAAATATATCGGAGTGCTGGCAACAATTGGCGGCAGGGAGGCTCTGGATGCGGTATACGAATCCTATGGCAGCAATAAGGAAGAGACCAGAAAGAGGGCCTTCTCAGGCCTGATCCGGTCCAACGATATCTATGCCGCCACTCCCCTGTTCGAGATTTGTTCCAGCTCCACCGATACTCAGGAGAAGGAAGCGGCCTTTAAAAGTTATGTGAGGATTGTATCTGGGTCTACTCTTCCCGATGACCAGAAACTGCTCCTGCTGAGAAAGATCCAGGCCCTTGCAGGCAGTCCTGCCGAACACGGCCTGTTGATCAGGGCCCTGGGCGGAGTAAAGACCTTTCTGAGTTTTGTGACCCTCAGCGGCTACCTGGAACAGGATTCACTGAAGAGTCAGGCCGCCAATGCCCTGGTAAATGTGGTGCTGCCGGGCAACGGACTGGACAAGGAACTTACAGGGAAGATTGTCCGGGAGAAACTTCTGCTTGCCAGGGATATAATTTCCGGCCCTGACAGCGAATACCTGAAGATCGACATTCAGAACTACCTGGATAAGATGCCGGACGAAACAGGCTTTGTCTCCTTATTTAACGGGACCGATCTTTCCGGCTGGCAGGGACTGGCTGCCGATCCGCTTAAAAAGGCCGGACTCTCCGCAGAGGAGCTTAAGAAACTCCAGGAAGAGGCCAATGAGAACCTGAAGAAGAATTGGAGCGTCAAAGACCATTGTATTGTCTTTAACGGCGAGGGATCGAATTTGTGCAGTATAAAGGACTATGAATCCTTCGAAATGATCGTGGACTGGAGAATCACCAGGAAAGGGGATTCAGGGATCTACCTGCGCGGCAGCCCCCAGGTGCAGATCTGGGATACCTCCAGGGTGGAGGCAGGTGCCCAGGTGGGATCGGGAGGCCTCTACAACAACCAGGAACATGAAAGCAAACCACTTCTGGTGGCGGATAATCCCATCGGCGACTGGAATACCTTCCGGATCATTATGATCGATGAGCGTGTGACGGTTTACCTGAACGGACAGCTGGTAGTGGATCATGTGGTCATGGAGAACTACTGGGACAGAAGCATCCCCATCTATCCCACCGGGCCCATCGAGCTGCAGGCCCATGGCACCGACCTGGCCTTCAGGGACCTCTATATCAGAGAACTGGGGAAAAACCAGAACAGCCTGACTGAAGAAGAAAAGGCAGATGGATTCGTGAGCCTGTTTAACGGCAGGGATCTTTCCAACTGGGCCGGCAATAAGCACTCTTACTCGGTGGAGGATGGAACCATCGTGATCCGTCCGGCTCAAAGCGGAGGAAACCTCTATACGGAAAAGGAATATTCGGACTTTATATTCCGTTTCGAGTTTAAATTGACTCCTGGCGCTAATAACGGACTGGGAATCCGGACCCCCATGGAGGGCGATGCCGCCTATGTGGGATATGAGCTGCAAATTCTGGATAACACTGCCGAAGTATATTCCCGGCTGCAGCCCTACCAGTACCATGGTTCGGTCTACGGGATCATCCCGGCCAAAAGGGGCTATCTGAAACCTGTCGGCGAATGGAACAGCCAGGAAGTCTACCTCAAAGGAGATCAGATCAGGATTACCCTCAATGGAACATTGATCCTGGAGGGAGACCTGAAAGAGGCCAGTAAAAACGGAACGCCAGATCGTAAGGAACATCCGGGGCTCAAGCGAAGCAGCGGCCATATCGGTTTCCTGGGACATGGCTCCCAGCTCTGGTTCCGGAACATCCGGATTAAGGAGCTTTAG
- a CDS encoding Gfo/Idh/MocA family oxidoreductase — protein MERRDFIRKSVLGTAAITVVPRHVLGGPGYTAPSDQLTKAIVGVGGIGYNHHFTREGRLVAICDVDRLHLERASQRAGSGVKSYSDFRELLLQKDIDIVHIATPPHWHGTMSVMAAEAGKDIWCEKPMTRTIGEGKRVIEAVQNNGRMFRLNTWFRFRGGFYGLGTTVKPLKKIVDSGILGWPLKVTVSGITGYDWKFYWSGDKNLSPMPVPGHLDYNMWLGPAPVKPYNPLRVHSKFRGFWDYDGGGLGDMGQHYLDPVQYMLNKDHTSPIKVEVDAPQQHNDAVGSWRRITYTYEDGCQIILDGENRDKDAAYIEGPNGKIYRGFRSTIPNIQQLAATLPDPEPQITSFHESVRTRQKFALNEMNGHRSCTMVNMGVAALRLGRTLHFDPVKQEFINDEGANRLIYPEMRSPWNI, from the coding sequence ATGGAAAGACGAGATTTTATCCGAAAGAGCGTGCTGGGAACAGCAGCGATTACCGTTGTTCCCAGACATGTTCTCGGGGGACCCGGCTACACGGCCCCCAGCGACCAGCTAACCAAAGCTATTGTGGGTGTAGGTGGAATTGGTTACAATCACCATTTTACACGCGAAGGACGCCTGGTTGCCATTTGTGATGTCGACCGGCTGCACCTGGAGCGCGCCAGTCAAAGGGCCGGCTCCGGGGTAAAAAGCTATTCTGATTTCCGTGAGCTCCTGCTTCAGAAAGACATCGATATCGTACACATTGCCACCCCTCCACACTGGCACGGAACCATGTCGGTGATGGCTGCAGAAGCAGGAAAAGATATCTGGTGTGAAAAGCCAATGACCAGAACAATCGGGGAAGGGAAACGAGTGATTGAGGCGGTGCAGAACAATGGCCGCATGTTCAGGTTGAACACCTGGTTCCGGTTCAGAGGCGGTTTCTATGGACTGGGAACCACGGTGAAACCATTGAAGAAGATTGTAGATAGCGGTATTCTGGGTTGGCCCCTGAAGGTAACGGTCTCCGGGATCACAGGCTACGACTGGAAATTTTACTGGAGCGGCGACAAGAACCTAAGTCCCATGCCGGTGCCCGGACACCTGGATTACAATATGTGGCTGGGGCCTGCCCCCGTTAAACCCTACAACCCCCTGAGGGTGCACTCCAAGTTCCGAGGATTCTGGGATTATGACGGAGGCGGACTGGGAGATATGGGTCAGCACTACCTTGATCCGGTTCAGTATATGCTCAACAAGGACCATACCAGCCCCATCAAAGTGGAAGTGGATGCTCCGCAGCAGCACAACGATGCGGTGGGTTCCTGGCGCAGGATCACCTATACCTATGAAGATGGCTGCCAGATCATCCTGGACGGGGAGAACAGGGACAAGGATGCGGCCTATATAGAGGGTCCCAATGGGAAGATATACCGCGGTTTCCGTTCTACCATTCCAAATATCCAGCAGCTTGCAGCCACCCTGCCCGATCCGGAACCTCAGATTACCTCCTTCCATGAATCGGTCCGGACCCGTCAGAAATTTGCGCTTAACGAAATGAACGGTCACCGCTCCTGTACCATGGTCAACATGGGAGTGGCAGCGCTCCGCCTTGGACGCACCCTCCACTTCGATCCTGTGAAACAGGAGTTTATAAATGATGAAGGAGCCAACCGCCTGATCTATCCCGAAATGCGTTCCCCCTGGAATATTTAA
- a CDS encoding uroporphyrinogen decarboxylase family protein, whose amino-acid sequence MTNSRAKLQKTLNHQEPGGLVVDFGASPVTGIHVRLVEQLREHFGLGKGPVKVIEPFQMLGAVEDDLQEAMGVDVIGVSPPSDMFGNALTDWKEYLTPWGQVVLVPGSFTVSVDHKGDTLLYPQGDKTVAPSAKMPWAAYFFDAVNRQEPLEESKLDPEDNVEEFALMGASDLDYWRRMIPEAAQKGKGLLANFGGTGIGDIALVPGLNLKAPKGIRDVADWYMSTLMRPEYLHYVFEKQTDIALKNLAMLKDLAGDQVDVAYICGTDFGTQDSSFCSVETYEELYAPYYRKMNDWIHKNTPWKTFKHSCGAVEPFMESFIASGFDIINPVQINAAGMDPALLKEKYGDRLVFWGGGVDTQKVLPFGTPDEVKAHVHRQCEILAPGGGFVFNTVHNMQANVPLQNVVAMLEAVRQFA is encoded by the coding sequence ATGACAAATTCACGAGCAAAGCTGCAAAAAACGCTGAATCATCAGGAGCCCGGAGGTTTGGTGGTTGATTTCGGGGCCAGCCCGGTTACCGGAATCCATGTTCGCCTGGTGGAGCAGCTCAGGGAGCATTTCGGCCTGGGAAAGGGACCTGTAAAGGTTATCGAGCCTTTTCAGATGCTGGGTGCAGTGGAAGACGATTTGCAGGAGGCCATGGGAGTGGATGTAATTGGTGTTTCACCCCCTTCGGATATGTTTGGAAATGCCCTGACCGATTGGAAAGAGTACCTAACGCCCTGGGGTCAGGTGGTACTGGTGCCTGGTTCTTTTACCGTTTCAGTGGATCATAAGGGAGATACCCTGCTATATCCACAGGGGGATAAAACGGTAGCTCCCAGTGCCAAGATGCCCTGGGCAGCCTATTTCTTTGATGCAGTCAACCGTCAGGAACCACTGGAAGAAAGCAAACTGGATCCGGAGGACAATGTCGAGGAGTTTGCTCTGATGGGTGCATCCGATCTGGACTACTGGAGACGAATGATTCCGGAGGCGGCCCAAAAAGGTAAAGGCCTGCTGGCCAATTTCGGGGGTACGGGAATCGGCGACATTGCTTTGGTTCCCGGGCTGAACCTGAAGGCTCCCAAAGGGATCCGGGATGTGGCCGACTGGTACATGTCGACCCTGATGCGGCCCGAATACCTTCATTATGTATTTGAGAAACAAACTGATATTGCCCTGAAAAACCTGGCCATGCTTAAAGATCTGGCAGGCGATCAGGTGGATGTGGCCTATATCTGCGGGACCGATTTCGGCACCCAGGACTCCTCCTTCTGTTCCGTCGAAACCTATGAGGAGCTTTACGCTCCTTACTACAGAAAGATGAATGACTGGATCCATAAAAATACCCCCTGGAAAACCTTTAAGCATAGTTGCGGGGCTGTGGAACCTTTTATGGAGAGTTTTATTGCATCAGGCTTTGATATTATCAACCCGGTACAGATCAATGCGGCCGGAATGGATCCGGCATTGCTGAAGGAGAAGTATGGAGACCGGCTGGTATTCTGGGGAGGCGGCGTGGATACCCAGAAAGTCCTTCCCTTCGGAACTCCGGATGAAGTAAAGGCTCATGTACACAGGCAGTGTGAAATCCTGGCTCCCGGCGGCGGTTTTGTTTTTAATACGGTGCACAACATGCAGGCCAATGTTCCCTTACAAAATGTGGTGGCCATGTTAGAGGCTGTCAGGCAGTTCGCCTGA
- the ppdK gene encoding pyruvate, phosphate dikinase, whose protein sequence is MSDVKRVYTFGDRKAEGKADMKNLLGGKGANLAEMNLIGVPVPPGFTITTEVCTEYNELGQDKVVELIKLEVEAAVKNIEDIMGTRFGSNENPCLVSVRSGARVSMPGMMDTVLNLGMNENAVKGLIKKTGNEKFAWDSYRRFVQMYGDVVLGMKPESKEDIDPFEAIMEEVKEARGVENDNELTVEDLKELVEKFKVAVKKQTGHDFPVDPWEQLWGAVMAVFDSWETPRAKYYRTMNQIPGDWGTAVNVQAMVYGNMGETSGTGVAFTRDAGTGEDIFNGEYLIDAQGEDVVAGVRTPRQITKEGSLRWARLAGVSEEERASTYPSLEEVMPQVYAELHETEQKLEDYFKDMQDLEFTIQEGKLWLLQTRNGKRTGAAMVKVAMDMLREGKIDEKTALLRQEPAKLDELLHPVFEKGALASATVLAQGLPASPGAATGQIVFFADEANKYPVSILVRIETSPEDLEGMNIAKGILTARGGMTSHAAVVARGMGKCCVSGAGGVKIDYKARTMTAAGKVFKEGDWISLNGSTGNVLEGKVATIDPELSGDFGAILELAEKHTRMDVRTNADTPHDAKVARDFGAKGIGLTRTEHMFFDGERIKAMREMILATTEVERRKALDKLLPYQREDFEGILEAMAGYGVTIRLLDPPLHEFVPHDEANQKVMADEMGISVADIQALVEDLHEFNPMLGHRGCRLGNTYPEITEMQARAIIEAAVNLTRKGLDARPEIMVPLIGTWKEFKMQEEIIRATAEKVFEEKGARCDFQVGTMIEIPRAAMTADLVAEHAEFFSFGTNDLTQMAFGYSRDDAGKFLPIYIEKGLLKNDPFQTLDQEGVGQLVEMGVSKGRSTNPKLKVGICGEHGGDPDSVEFCHRVGMDYVSCSPFRVPIARLAAAQANLR, encoded by the coding sequence ATGTCAGATGTAAAACGCGTATATACTTTCGGTGACAGAAAAGCTGAAGGCAAGGCCGACATGAAAAACCTCCTGGGTGGCAAAGGTGCCAACCTTGCAGAAATGAACCTGATTGGTGTACCGGTTCCTCCAGGATTTACGATTACTACCGAGGTTTGTACTGAATATAATGAGCTTGGTCAGGACAAAGTGGTTGAACTGATTAAGCTGGAAGTAGAGGCCGCTGTTAAAAACATTGAAGATATCATGGGAACCAGGTTCGGAAGCAATGAGAATCCCTGCCTGGTTTCAGTGCGTTCCGGAGCAAGAGTTTCCATGCCGGGAATGATGGACACGGTCCTGAATCTTGGGATGAATGAGAATGCTGTAAAAGGTCTCATTAAAAAAACGGGCAATGAAAAATTTGCCTGGGACAGCTACCGCCGTTTCGTACAGATGTACGGAGATGTGGTTCTGGGAATGAAGCCCGAATCCAAAGAGGACATTGATCCTTTCGAGGCGATCATGGAAGAGGTGAAAGAAGCACGTGGCGTGGAGAACGACAACGAACTAACGGTGGAAGACCTGAAGGAACTGGTTGAGAAGTTTAAGGTTGCTGTCAAGAAGCAGACCGGACATGATTTCCCGGTGGATCCATGGGAGCAGCTCTGGGGCGCTGTTATGGCTGTATTTGACAGCTGGGAGACACCGAGGGCTAAGTATTACCGTACCATGAACCAGATTCCCGGAGACTGGGGTACTGCTGTAAATGTCCAGGCCATGGTCTACGGAAATATGGGAGAAACATCCGGAACAGGGGTTGCCTTTACCCGCGATGCCGGAACCGGAGAGGATATCTTTAACGGGGAATACCTGATCGATGCCCAGGGTGAAGATGTGGTAGCTGGAGTTCGTACACCCCGTCAGATCACCAAAGAGGGTTCGCTGAGGTGGGCCAGGCTTGCCGGAGTTTCTGAAGAGGAACGTGCTTCCACCTATCCGTCACTGGAAGAGGTAATGCCCCAGGTATACGCTGAACTGCATGAGACCGAGCAGAAACTGGAAGATTATTTCAAAGATATGCAGGATCTGGAGTTTACCATCCAGGAAGGAAAATTGTGGCTGCTTCAAACCCGTAACGGAAAACGTACCGGCGCTGCCATGGTAAAGGTTGCCATGGACATGCTGCGTGAAGGTAAAATCGACGAGAAAACGGCCCTGCTTCGCCAGGAACCTGCCAAACTGGACGAGCTGCTTCACCCTGTATTTGAGAAGGGTGCCCTAGCTTCTGCTACAGTTCTGGCACAGGGACTGCCGGCTTCCCCCGGTGCTGCAACCGGACAAATCGTATTCTTTGCCGACGAAGCAAATAAATATCCTGTTTCCATCCTCGTAAGGATAGAGACTTCTCCTGAGGATCTGGAAGGCATGAACATTGCCAAAGGCATTCTGACCGCACGGGGCGGAATGACCTCCCACGCTGCTGTGGTTGCCCGTGGAATGGGTAAATGCTGTGTTTCCGGTGCCGGTGGTGTAAAAATTGATTACAAAGCCCGTACCATGACCGCTGCCGGTAAGGTATTCAAGGAGGGAGACTGGATCTCGCTGAACGGATCGACGGGTAATGTGCTGGAAGGAAAAGTGGCAACCATAGATCCTGAACTGAGTGGTGATTTCGGAGCAATTCTGGAGCTGGCCGAAAAGCACACCCGGATGGATGTACGTACCAACGCTGATACTCCTCATGATGCAAAGGTTGCTCGTGATTTCGGAGCCAAGGGGATTGGGCTGACCCGTACCGAGCATATGTTCTTTGATGGTGAGCGCATTAAGGCCATGAGGGAGATGATCCTGGCCACAACAGAAGTGGAACGCCGCAAAGCACTGGATAAGTTGCTGCCCTATCAGCGTGAAGACTTCGAGGGAATCCTGGAAGCCATGGCCGGATACGGAGTGACCATCCGCTTGCTGGATCCGCCGCTGCATGAATTTGTTCCCCACGATGAGGCCAACCAGAAGGTTATGGCTGATGAGATGGGAATAAGCGTGGCGGACATTCAGGCACTGGTGGAGGACCTCCATGAATTCAACCCCATGCTGGGGCACCGTGGATGCCGTCTGGGGAATACCTATCCGGAGATTACCGAGATGCAGGCCAGGGCCATTATTGAAGCGGCTGTAAATCTGACCCGGAAGGGTCTGGATGCACGTCCCGAGATCATGGTTCCGCTTATCGGTACCTGGAAAGAGTTTAAGATGCAGGAAGAGATTATCCGTGCCACTGCCGAGAAAGTATTCGAAGAGAAAGGAGCCAGATGCGACTTCCAGGTGGGTACCATGATTGAGATCCCCAGGGCTGCGATGACTGCTGACCTGGTTGCTGAGCATGCCGAGTTTTTCTCCTTTGGAACCAACGACCTGACCCAGATGGCCTTTGGCTATTCCAGGGACGATGCCGGTAAATTCCTGCCCATCTATATTGAAAAAGGACTGTTAAAGAACGATCCTTTCCAGACCCTCGATCAGGAAGGTGTCGGGCAGCTGGTCGAAATGGGCGTTTCTAAAGGACGTTCCACCAATCCCAAGCTGAAAGTGGGTATCTGCGGAGAGCATGGAGGAGATCCGGATTCCGTGGAATTCTGCCACCGTGTTGGAATGGATTATGTTAGTTGTTCTCCGTTCCGCGTTCCTATAGCCAGGCTGGCTGCAGCACAGGCCAATCTGCGCTAG
- the pckA gene encoding phosphoenolpyruvate carboxykinase (ATP), whose translation MNKLKLTQYDITGTADVVYNPSYEQLYEEEMNPALEGFEVGVESEFGAVKVDTGIFTGRSPKDKYVVMDDTTRDTVWWKSEQARSSDNKPISKQVWDHGYKLASSQLSGKRLFVMDCFCGANEDSRLKVRFIMEVAWQAHFVKNMFIRPSEAELETFEPDFVVLNAAKTVNPEWKEQGLNSEVFVFFNLTERMGVIGGSWYGGEMKKGIFSIMKYYLPLKGIAAMHCSANVGSDGNTAIFFGLSGTGKTTLSTDPKRVLIGDDEHGWDDDGIFNFEGGCYAKTIHLSEESEPDIYHAIRRDALLENVIVAPDGKVDFDDASKTQNTRVSYPIYHIDNIVKPVSRGGHASRVIFLTADAFGVMPPVSKLTPEQTKYHFLSGFTAKLAGTERGITDPVPSFSACFGAAFLTLHPTKYGEELIKRMEAAGSKAYLVNTGWNGTGKRISIKDTRCIIDMILDGTVDKAETHMIPIFNLEVPLELPGISGDVLDPRDTYEDPAEWEEKAKHLAELFFNNFKQFTDNEEGRALVAAGPQL comes from the coding sequence TTGAACAAGTTGAAACTTACACAGTATGACATCACTGGGACGGCCGACGTGGTCTACAACCCTTCTTATGAGCAGCTGTATGAAGAGGAAATGAATCCCGCCCTGGAAGGATTTGAAGTGGGAGTGGAGAGTGAGTTTGGTGCTGTAAAAGTGGATACAGGGATATTTACCGGTCGTTCGCCCAAAGATAAGTACGTGGTTATGGATGATACCACCCGGGACACGGTCTGGTGGAAATCTGAACAGGCCAGATCCTCCGACAATAAACCGATCAGCAAGCAGGTCTGGGATCATGGATATAAACTGGCTTCTTCCCAGCTCTCGGGTAAAAGGCTTTTTGTAATGGATTGTTTTTGTGGTGCCAACGAAGACAGCAGGCTTAAGGTCAGATTTATTATGGAAGTAGCCTGGCAGGCTCATTTTGTCAAGAATATGTTTATACGCCCCAGCGAAGCGGAACTGGAAACATTTGAACCTGATTTTGTGGTTCTTAATGCCGCAAAAACCGTAAATCCGGAATGGAAGGAGCAGGGGCTTAATTCTGAAGTATTCGTATTCTTTAACCTCACCGAGCGTATGGGGGTTATCGGTGGGTCCTGGTACGGGGGTGAGATGAAAAAAGGAATTTTCTCCATCATGAAATACTACCTTCCCCTGAAAGGGATTGCTGCCATGCACTGCTCCGCCAATGTGGGCAGTGACGGGAATACTGCCATTTTTTTCGGACTCTCGGGGACCGGAAAAACCACCCTGTCCACCGATCCGAAAAGAGTCCTGATCGGGGATGATGAGCATGGCTGGGATGACGATGGTATCTTCAATTTTGAAGGGGGCTGCTATGCCAAGACCATTCATCTGAGCGAGGAGAGTGAACCGGATATCTATCATGCCATAAGGCGCGATGCGCTTCTGGAAAATGTCATCGTGGCCCCGGATGGTAAAGTTGATTTTGATGACGCTTCCAAGACACAGAATACCAGGGTGTCTTATCCGATCTACCATATTGACAACATTGTGAAGCCTGTCTCCAGAGGAGGACACGCCAGCAGGGTGATCTTCCTGACGGCAGATGCCTTCGGGGTTATGCCTCCGGTATCAAAACTGACACCGGAGCAGACCAAATACCATTTTCTGTCGGGTTTTACCGCTAAACTGGCCGGTACGGAACGCGGAATCACCGATCCGGTGCCCTCTTTCTCAGCCTGTTTCGGGGCTGCCTTCCTGACCCTTCACCCCACCAAATACGGAGAGGAACTGATAAAAAGGATGGAAGCTGCAGGTTCCAAAGCCTACCTGGTTAACACCGGGTGGAATGGTACCGGGAAGCGGATCTCCATAAAAGATACCCGGTGCATCATTGATATGATCCTCGACGGGACCGTGGACAAGGCTGAAACGCATATGATTCCGATTTTTAATCTGGAAGTGCCTCTGGAATTACCCGGTATTTCGGGCGATGTACTGGATCCAAGAGATACTTATGAAGATCCGGCTGAATGGGAGGAAAAAGCAAAACACCTGGCTGAATTGTTTTTCAATAACTTCAAACAATTCACCGACAACGAGGAGGGCAGGGCTCTGGTTGCAGCCGGGCCGCAACTTTAA
- the plsY gene encoding glycerol-3-phosphate 1-O-acyltransferase PlsY → MFLLIFMIGLAYLLGSIPSSVWLGRAMKGIDLREHGSGNAGATNAFRVLGKAPGILVLLLDMAKGYLAVALALLQHEVFPGTELWMILRIGLGLAAVIGHIFPVFAGFRGGKGVATITGVALALHPYAALAAMGIYLLVFLISRISALGSLIAVLTYPVWVIWVFRSEYLSMQIFSLVVLVLVMITHRTNIMRLLRREEKSLIGRN, encoded by the coding sequence ATGTTTCTGTTGATTTTTATGATTGGACTGGCTTACCTGCTGGGATCCATACCAAGCTCGGTCTGGTTGGGCAGAGCCATGAAGGGAATAGACCTGCGGGAACATGGAAGCGGAAATGCCGGAGCCACCAATGCCTTTCGCGTACTTGGAAAAGCTCCGGGAATCCTGGTGCTGCTCCTGGATATGGCCAAAGGATACCTGGCCGTCGCCCTGGCTCTTTTACAACACGAGGTTTTCCCCGGTACGGAGCTATGGATGATCCTGAGAATAGGTCTGGGCCTGGCAGCGGTGATTGGTCATATCTTTCCCGTTTTTGCCGGATTCAGGGGGGGAAAGGGGGTAGCCACCATTACCGGAGTCGCTCTGGCCTTGCATCCCTATGCCGCTCTGGCAGCCATGGGGATCTATTTGCTGGTCTTCCTCATTAGCAGGATATCGGCACTGGGCTCACTGATTGCCGTGCTTACCTATCCGGTCTGGGTCATCTGGGTTTTCAGATCGGAGTACCTGAGCATGCAGATTTTCTCTCTGGTGGTGCTGGTACTGGTTATGATCACACACCGGACAAATATTATGCGCCTGCTCCGGCGTGAGGAGAAGTCACTTATCGGCAGAAACTAG